Below is a genomic region from Citrobacter telavivensis.
TACGCTCGCCGTTCTCTACTCGCTTACGGTGCAACTCCACCAACCGATAGCGCGGCTGGTCACCCTGGACCAGCAACAGCAGACGCAAATCCGTGACGTGTTCCAGAAATCGCTGCATTGCCCGTCCGCTGGCAAACAATACCAACATGCCAGTGTGCTTTTTGCTTTCCAGTTGTTCGCGAAAATAGGCGGCCATCTCCGCGATATGCTGCTCTTCGGTATCAATTAGCGGCTCATAGCGCATCTGCGGAATTATGATTTTGCCCTGTTCAACGTGGTTAAACGGCGAATCGAGCGCGACAAAACGGTCTCCGGCTTTCTCCTTCAGACCGCTCATCTCCTGCAGGCGTGAAAAACTGTTAAGCGAACGCAGCGTGGCGGAGGTGACGATAATATGCGGCACGCTGCGCCAGAGTAGCCGCTCCAGCTGATCGCTCACGCGGATCCCCACACAGTGAAACCAGACGTGAGGCTGCCCGTCGCGCACATCGCGCGTCGTCCATTTCGACACCGGCGCACCGGACGACTGGGCCAGTGAGGCCAGCCGCCACAGTTTGCTTTGTGCCTCAAACATCCCCAGCGCACGGTTCATCTGCAAAATAGCCCGGTGCAGACGCACAACATCGTGGCTGCCGGTTTTCTCGCTGAGATCGTTTAAAAATAGCTCCGCCAGACCGCGCAGCGTTTCGGTGAGCTTCGCCAGACGCTGGCAAATCTCCATCACTTCATCCGGCAGTGTTCCCATCGCAAAGCGATGTTCCGCCTCCTGCCTGGCGGGCATGTACAGATTGAGAATGCTATTAAGCGAGGCGATAAGCTCATACAACTCTTCGCAATGGGCGTTCAGACGCTCCGGATTCGCCAGCGGCGGCGTGGTTTTGGGACGAAACTGCTCCATGCAGGTCGCCACCAGTTTGCTGAACAGATCCAGCTGCAGGCGATACCAGGGTGCGGTAATTTCGGCACTCATTTCCAGCGCATCGCGGGCGACGTCCGGCAGGTGATGGCCTTCATCCAGCACCAGCAGCAGGTTTTTCGGATCCGGCAGCACTGCTTCACTTTCCATCGCGGCCATCACCAGCGCATGGTTTGCCACCACCACTTCCGCTTCCTGAATCTCACGACGCGCCACAAAGAACGGGCACTCACGATAGTAATGACAGTTGCGGTTCAGGCAGCTGGCTTTGTCGGTGCTCAATCGCCGCCAGAGGTCGTCATCAATGGCGATATCCGTATGATCGCGCAGGCCGTCCCACTTGTAGCTGTCGAGGGAGTCTTTCAACTTTGCGCAACGCTTCTGTTCTTCCTGGTTGTTCGGCGTGAGTTCATCATCAAGAAACGCGAGCAGATCCTGCTGCGTGGGTTCAGTACTGGCCAGCGCCGTCAGATTTCGAGGACACACATAGCGACCGCGACCAAACGCGGCGGTAAAGCGAAGATCGGGAATGATTTTGCGCAGTAATGGCAGATCTTTACTGTAGATCTGATCCTGCAACGCCACGTTGGCGGTACTGACCACCAGCGTTTTTTGCTCTTCCCGCGCAATGGCAATACCGGGAATGAGATAAGACAGGGTTTTCCCCACCCCGGTGGGTGCTTCAATCGCCAGATGACGCCCTTCTTCTCCGGTCAGCGTTTTCGCGACATCGGCAATCATCTGCCGCTGCGGCGCACGGGGGATAAAGTCGGGGATCTGTTCCTGAAGCGCCTTATACCAGGCGGCGATTTGCGCTTTGAGCGCAGCGGTTAATGCCATGAGAAAACCTGAAATACTGTATAAACAGCCACTATTGTGGCACATTTCAGGCCTGGAACGTACCTTTTTTGCCGGTTCTGGAAAGCGCTTCGCAACCTGGAGGCGAATTGCCGGATGGCGGCTTGCGCCTTATCCGGCCTACGTTTAAGCATACTCCGGGCCGGATAAGCGCGTAGGCCTGATAAGCGCAGCGCCATCAGGCAGCTGCGCTATGACTTAATAGTACCCCAGCAGCTTCCACCACAACATGCCAACCGCGAAGATGATGATCACATTAAACGTCACCACGCACAGGTTGATTCGGTAAAACCGCGGTCGCTCGAAATAGCCTTGCGCAAAGTAAATAGGGCCGGGTCCACCACCGTACTCCGTGTTCCCCCACATCAGGTTACTGAAGATACCGAAGCAGATTGCCACCATCATCGGCGGCGCTCCGGCCGCAATCGCCGTTGCGGCAAACGGCGCGTACAGCGCGGCAACGTGCCCCGTGGCGGTGGCAAACAGATAGTGGACATAGATGTACAGGACCCCGAGCACGATAAAGGCTTCCATCGCGCCGAATCCCTGAATCCCGCTGCCCAACTTCACCGTCATCCATTTGATGAATCCCAGATCCGCCAGACCCGTCGCCAGGCTGATGATCACGCTAAACCAGATTACCGTATCCCACGCGGCATGGTCATTAAGGAGACTTTTCCAGCTTACCGCACCGGTCGCAAACAAATAGGCCGCCAGACCCAGCCCGACCGACGTCGCGGAGATCCCGGTGATCAGGCTGGTTCCCCAGCCTACCAGCGCCAGCACAAAGCCTACCGCCACTTTTTTCTCATTACTGCTCATTCCGCCCAGTTCGCTGAGCGACTGTTTGCCCATCGCTTTGGCTTCCGGAGTGTGCTTCAGTTCCGGATCCAGCAGCTTGTAGACCAGCAGCGGCATCAGGCAAAAGCAGACCATCGCCGGTACTACGGCGGAAATAAACCATCCGCCCCAGGTGATATCCAGACCCAGCGTGGATTTTGCCAGGCTTGCTACCAGCGGGTTTGCCGCCATCCCCGTCAAAAATATCGCCCCGGTGATCGGCGTGAACTGAAAGCAGACCATCGTTAAGAAATCACCAATCCGTTTACCGGTCGCGCCGGGTGCCGAGCCGAGTACGTCGTTGATTGAACGGGCGATGGGGAAAATAATCCCACCAGAACGCGCCGTCACGGAAGGCATTGCCGGAGCCATAATCAGGTCGGAAACGCCGAGCGAATAGGCAATTCCCAGACTGCTTCCACCAAACAGCGACAGCATTTTATAAGCAATGCGTTTCCCCAGTCCGGAGGTCACAAATCCCAGTGAGAGCACGTAGGCGCAGAATATCAGCCACACGGTGCCAGAGGCAAAGCCCGACAGCGCCTTTGCCTCGGTCAAGGTTTTACTAAAGATAACCACGCAAAGCGCAATCAGCATGACCGCCCCCGAAGGGAGCGGTTGGGTCAGGATAGCCGCAATGGTCGCGGCAAAAATCGCAAACATATGCCAGGCCGCCGGCGTTAGCCCGTCAGGGACGGGAATAAACCAAATGACGGCGCCAATCACCAGCGGGATCAGAAATGAGATAACTTTCTTTCCCGCGACAGAATTCGTAGACATAGCAATATCCTTATTCCGTTAACACGAGAACGTTCATTTCCGTGACTGATACTTGGCCAGCACCTGATCGACCATTTCAGGCGCCATTCCCAGGTAATTTGCCGGATCGGTCAGTTGGTGAATCAGTTGCGGATCCAGTCGCTGTGCAACTGTCGGCATGGCGTTCAGCACGTCTGCCAGGTGACCGCCCTTCTCATTGACGATACGACAGGCGTCATAGACGACATCGTGGGCATCCTGGCGACCGATGTACGGAGCCAGTCCCATCATCACGGCTTCTGCCACAATCAGTCCATTGG
It encodes:
- the dinG gene encoding ATP-dependent DNA helicase DinG, giving the protein MALTAALKAQIAAWYKALQEQIPDFIPRAPQRQMIADVAKTLTGEEGRHLAIEAPTGVGKTLSYLIPGIAIAREEQKTLVVSTANVALQDQIYSKDLPLLRKIIPDLRFTAAFGRGRYVCPRNLTALASTEPTQQDLLAFLDDELTPNNQEEQKRCAKLKDSLDSYKWDGLRDHTDIAIDDDLWRRLSTDKASCLNRNCHYYRECPFFVARREIQEAEVVVANHALVMAAMESEAVLPDPKNLLLVLDEGHHLPDVARDALEMSAEITAPWYRLQLDLFSKLVATCMEQFRPKTTPPLANPERLNAHCEELYELIASLNSILNLYMPARQEAEHRFAMGTLPDEVMEICQRLAKLTETLRGLAELFLNDLSEKTGSHDVVRLHRAILQMNRALGMFEAQSKLWRLASLAQSSGAPVSKWTTRDVRDGQPHVWFHCVGIRVSDQLERLLWRSVPHIIVTSATLRSLNSFSRLQEMSGLKEKAGDRFVALDSPFNHVEQGKIIIPQMRYEPLIDTEEQHIAEMAAYFREQLESKKHTGMLVLFASGRAMQRFLEHVTDLRLLLLVQGDQPRYRLVELHRKRVENGERSVLIGLQSFAEGLDLKGDLLSQVHIHKIAFPPIDSPVVITEGEWLKSLNRYPFEVQSLPAASFNLIQQVGRLIRSHGCWGEVVIYDKRLLTKNYGKRLLDALPVFPIEQPAVPDVIVKAKEKAKPARRRRK
- a CDS encoding DASS family sodium-coupled anion symporter, which produces MSTNSVAGKKVISFLIPLVIGAVIWFIPVPDGLTPAAWHMFAIFAATIAAILTQPLPSGAVMLIALCVVIFSKTLTEAKALSGFASGTVWLIFCAYVLSLGFVTSGLGKRIAYKMLSLFGGSSLGIAYSLGVSDLIMAPAMPSVTARSGGIIFPIARSINDVLGSAPGATGKRIGDFLTMVCFQFTPITGAIFLTGMAANPLVASLAKSTLGLDITWGGWFISAVVPAMVCFCLMPLLVYKLLDPELKHTPEAKAMGKQSLSELGGMSSNEKKVAVGFVLALVGWGTSLITGISATSVGLGLAAYLFATGAVSWKSLLNDHAAWDTVIWFSVIISLATGLADLGFIKWMTVKLGSGIQGFGAMEAFIVLGVLYIYVHYLFATATGHVAALYAPFAATAIAAGAPPMMVAICFGIFSNLMWGNTEYGGGPGPIYFAQGYFERPRFYRINLCVVTFNVIIIFAVGMLWWKLLGYY